In a single window of the Papaver somniferum cultivar HN1 chromosome 8, ASM357369v1, whole genome shotgun sequence genome:
- the LOC113303837 gene encoding heavy metal-associated isoprenylated plant protein 12-like: MKVVLKLDFLDSRTKQKALQSVSGLSGVDSVSIDMETKKLTIIGDVDPVAIVGKLRKACHAELDSVGPEKEPEKKKDDEPVKPEVVYALRANYYPYMPPAYYVSNTHDYPNSCVIS, from the exons ATGAAAGTAGTGTTGAAATTAGATTTCCTCGACAGCAGAACTAAACAGAAAGCCCTTCAATCTGTTTCTGGCCTTTCTG GTGTTGATTCAGTGTCTATTGACATGGAGACGAAAAAACTAACGATAATTGGAGATGTTGATCCGGTAGCGATTGTGGGAAAGTTAAGAAAGGCCTGTCATGCAGAACTAGATTCTGTTGGTCCTGAGAAAGAAcctgaaaagaaaaaagatgatgaGCCAGTAAAGCCAGAGGTTGTGTATGCTTTAAGGGCTAATTATTATCCTTATATGCCACCAGCTTATTATGTTAGTAATACTCATGATTACCCCAATTCTTGTGTTATCTCTTGA
- the LOC113304177 gene encoding uncharacterized protein LOC113304177, whose protein sequence is MDPDESIYPIAFAVVDSENNESWEWFMRKLVGVLGDKYAMNEDVVVVTDRHPSIGRAIRLAFPCANQVYCIHHLSENIKQTYHNATASVAFTRAGKAFSNDEYELAMRDLGLVSPAALKSVVDLGPEMWARVKARTGRSTLMTTNACETFNSTIADVKSLPICHLVDYIRRFLMEWFCERRQLARDRQDPLSQHARDIIKERWAVAKRFVACHVDGDEYEVDEGDYEEKHTVYLDRRSCTCKVFNYQHLPCPHVLAVCETYKIKEEGLCGEYYKTSVWRSMYEPKIYGVLSPETWDVPAEVAERVVLPTKTTPEVGRRSIKRKRSAIEKPRKKRACSRCHQTGHYANSKRRPKA, encoded by the exons ATGGATCCCGACGAGTCGATCTATCCTATTGCttttgctgttgttgattcaGAGAATAATGAGTCTTGGGAATGGTTTATGAGAAAGTTAGTCGGAGTACTTGGCGATAAGTATGCTAtgaatgaagatgttgttgtggtAACAGACAGGCACCCATCGATCGGTAGAGCCATAAGGTTGGCATttccttgcgctaatcaagtatACTGCATCCACCATCTTTCAG AAAATATCAAACAGACCTACCACAACGCCACGGCTTCGGTGGCATTTACAAGAGCTGGAAAAGCGTTTAGCAATGATGAGTATGAACTTGCTATGAGAGACTTAGGTTTAGTGAGCCCCGCTGCTTTAAAATCTGTAGTGGATCTTGGACCGGAAATGTGGGCCAGGGTGAAGGCTCGAACAGGTCGTTCTACTCTCATGACTACAAACGCCTGTGAAACTTTCAATTCAACAATAGCTGATGTTAAAAGTCTTCCAATCTGTCATTTAGTCGATTACATTCGCAGGTTCCTTATGGAATGGTTCTGCGAACGTAGACAACTAGCTCGTGATCGGCAAGATCCTTTGAGTCAACATGCACGGGATATAATCAAAGAACGGTGGGCTGTGGCAAAAAGGTTTGTGGCTTGCCATGTCGATGGGGACGAATATGAAGTGGACGAGGGTGACTATGAAGAGAAGCACACTGTCTATCTTGACCGAAGGTCTTGCACGTGCAAAGTGTTTAACTATCAGCATCTTCCGTGTCCCCACGTACTTGCAGTGTGTGAGACATATAAGATAAAAGAAGAAGGCCTTTGTGGGGAATATTATAAAACATCGGTTTGGAGATCTATGTATGAACCTAAAATCTATGGTGTGCTGAGCCCAGAAACTTGGGATGTCCCAGCGGAGGTGGCAGAACGGGTGGTGCTTCCTACAAAAACTACACCGGAAGTTGGTCGTCGGAGCATCAAGAGGAAAAGGTCCGCCATTGAAAAACCTAGAAAGAAAAGAGCTTGTTCAAGGTGTCACCAGACAGGGCATTATGCTAACAGCAAACGTCGTCCCAAGGCTTAG